ACAAACCCGCCAGCAACCTGACCAAAAACCTCTGGAAATAGGGCATTTAAGGCCAGGCTGATCCCACTCACTAGGACAAACAGTACCCCGAACATGAAGGCCATGATCAGCAGCAACAGCACCAAGAAAATGGCCCCACTGCGCTTCACCTCTCTGGGAAAAAAATAGGGTTGGGCAATGGCTAAAAATTGATGCCAGGCCTGGGCACTGAACTTATGAGTCGGTTGAACCATGGAAACAAAACGCCGTAAATGCTCACCTGATTATATTCGTGATTCCGAAGTTAAGTCAGACCGTCACCCCAGGCCCTGCTACCCAGTTGGATAAGATAGAAAAAGTGCAAGCCCCGATTCAGGAGAAAATCATGGCCCCCCCCAGACGTGTTGAACGGGTCGCAGAACTGATCCGCCGCGAAGTCAGTCAGCTTTTAGTCCACAACATCAAAGACGAGCGAGTCGGCAATGGCATGGTTAGCGTTACGGATGTGATTGTCTCCGGGGATCTACAGCACGCCAAAATTTTTGTCAGTATCTATGGAACTGATGAAGTCCGCACAGCAACAATGGCAGGCCTAAAGGCAGCAACGGGCTACGTTCGGAGTGAATTGGGGCAACGGATTCGGCTGCGGCGGACTCCAGAAGTGGTTTTTGTCGAAGATCGCTCTTTGGAACGGGGCACAAAAGTTCTATCTCTCTTAAATGACCTTGAGCGCAATCGCCCCCCAGAACCCTTGGAATCGGTGGAATCAGAAGCTCCTCTTTAATTGCAATTTCCCATGCTTGCATCTTGCTTACCTTTGGATGTCTATCAGGCTGATATTGTTGCCTATAGCATTATGCAGACTGTTCTAAGATTGAAGCTACCCCCCAGTAACCGGGCCTAAACCCTTTCCCCTTGGCCTTATGCCACAATACAAAGCAGACAGAGAACCCAAGAAACATCGCAAACTACCCGGCCTGGATGATGACTGTAACGACTCCTACCCTCTATGACGTAGATTATGTTGATTGGATTGCGGAGACGGTAGCCCGATTAAAAGCTAAAGACTTTGCCAGCCTGGACTTAGAAAACTTAATTGAGGAGATGGAAAGCTTGGGACGCTCAGAACGTCATGCCCTCAGCAGCCAATGGATTCGAGTTGTCAAGCATTTACTCAAGCTAGAGGCTCAACCCCAGGCCACGGACTATCACAATAGTTGGGTATCGAGTATTTTAGATGGAGTCCGAGAAATCACTGAGTTAGTTGAGGTCTCCCCCAGCCTGAAAAACTATTTACGATCTAACGAAGTAAAGTGGTATCAAAAATCGCGCCAAGAAGCCTCCATTGAAACCCGACTACCCCAGGCCCAGTTTCCCGAATCCTGCCCCTATGATGTGTTGGACTTAATAGCCGGAAACTATCCCGAATCGTTACGCTATTTCTTTGTGATTGAGTAAGCCAGCGGGGCTGGAACTAAGATGTGGCTTCGGAATAGCAGCCCGAGAACTGGGAAAATCAGAATTTTATTCATGCGGGCCTGTAAGGAGGCGTATTCCTGGTAACGTGGTAGCAAGGCCAACATGGACAACTGTAGCGCAGTTAACAATGGGGCCATTCATACACTCACTTCAGTAAAACAGTATGAGAGTTCTGGTCATTGGCGGCGACGGGTATTGCGGTTGGGCAACAGCATTACATTTATCCAATCGGGGACATGACGTTGCAATTTTAGATAGCTTAGTCCGGCGACATTGGGATGCAGAGTTATGTATCGAAACCCTCACACCAATTGCACCTATTCAATATCGGTTACAGCGATGGCGCGATTTAACGGGCAAGACAATCGACTTGTTCATTGGCGACATCTGCAACTACGAATTCCTCAAGTCCGCAATGCTTACCTTTCAACCGGATGCAGTCGTGCATTTTGGTGAACAACGTTCTGCCCCCTTCTCGATGATTGACCGGGAACACGCCGTCTTGACCCAATCGAATAATGTGATTGGCAACTTAAATCTGCTTTATGTGATCCACGAGCATTTCCCGGAATGTCACTTGGTCAAACTGGGGACGATGGGTGAGTATGGTACGCCGAACATTGACATCGAAGAAGGTTACATCACGATTGAACACAACGGCCGTAAAGATACCCTCCCCTATCCCAAACAGCCCGGTAGCTTCTATCACCTGAGTAAAGTTCACGATAGCCACAATATCCAATTTGCTTGCCGCATTTGGGGACTCCGGGCGACTGATCTGAACCAAGGCATTGTCTATGGGGTGCTGACCGAAGAAACGGGTATGGATGAGTTGTTGATCAACCGCTTGGACTACGATGGGGTCTTTGGCACAGCGTTGAATCGGTTCTGTATCCAGGCCGCGGTGGGGCATCCGTTAACGGTCTATGGTAAGGGCGGTCAAACCCGTGGCTTACTGGATATTCGGGATACGGTTCGCTGTATTGAGTTAGCCCTGTTAACCCCTGCGGCGGCTGGAGAATTCCGGGTCTTTAACCAGTTTACAGAGCTATTTAGTGTTGCCGATTTGGCTGACAAGGTCAAGGAAGCGGGCCAGGCCTTGGGAATCAAAGTTGAAGTTAGCAACCTCGAAAACCCACGGGTCGAAAAAGAAGAGCATTACTTCAATGCTAAAAACACCAAACTTTTGGATTTGGGCCTGCAACCCCATTACCTTTCTGACTCCCTCCTGGATTCCCTCCTAAACTTTGCGATCAAGTACAAACAGCGGGTGGATCACAATCACATTTTGCCCAAGGTGAAATGGCGGGCTTAAGAGCCAATGACTGATCCAAACAGGACTCCCATGGTTAACCCAACTCAAAAACGGATTGGGATCATTGGTGGCGGGCAATTGGCCTGGATGTTGGGGTTAGCAGCCCGAGATGTAGGCATTACGGTAGTTGTCCAAACACCCAATGCTACGGATTCAGCGGTGACAATTGCCGATGAGGTGATTTATGCCCCAATTGATGATCTGGCCGCCACCCAGGCCCTAGGCCAAAAAGTAGATGTGATCACTTTTGAAAATGAATTTGTTGATTTAGTTGGATTACAAAGACTGGCTGATACGGGTGTGTGTTTTCGACCGAGTTTAAGCAGTTTGACCCCCCTGTTAGACAAGTTAGACCAACGGCAATTTTTAGCATCTTTGGGTTTACCCGTGCCAAAATTTGTGGGTGCGGATCACGTCTCAACCATTGCCGGATTAACTCAAAAATTTCAGTTTCCTGTGGTGATCAAAGCGCGACGACATGGCTATGACGGGCAAGGGACGTTTGTGATAAAAGATGCCGGGGCCTGGGATGTTTTTTGGCAAGCTCATCCTGATTTCAAACCATTTTTAGTGGAAGCCTTTGTACCCTTCCGTTGTGAGTTAGGGATGATGGCCGCTCGCTCCACATCAGGTGAAATAGCCCTCCATCCTCTCGTGGAAACCCAGCAAGAGAATCAAGTCTGCCGGCGAGTCATTGCTCCAGCTAAGGCTAGTCTTGAGATGATAACCCAGGCCCAGGCCATGGCAGCAACCCTCTTAGAGGCCTTAGATTTTGTCGGTATCTTGGGGATTGAATTTTTTCTGACCGATGCAGACCAACTCCTGATTAATGAAATTGCCCCCCGCACCCATAATTCCGGTCACTACACGATTGAAGCTTGTCACACCAGTCAGTTTGCCCAACATCTACTCGCGATTACCGGCCGGGGCCTAGGCAATCCGGGCTTACAATCTCCTGCCGCCGTTATGATCAACCTCTTGGGCTTTGAAACCGCCACGTCCGACTACGGTGAAAAACGCCAAACCCTGAGCCAAATTCCCCAAGCCACTGTCCATTGGTATGGTAAAACTCAAGCCTATCCAGGCCGGAAGCTGGGCCATGTGACGGTATTACTCCATAATCAAGAGCCTGAAACGATGACCAAGACCCTATCTCAGATTGAATCTATTTGGTATTCCTGAGCATCAACCCAGGCCGGGAACTTTTGCCTCTAAACCGACTTTTTGTAGCATCCGATTAAATTGGGGCAGGACGCGTTG
Above is a window of Pseudocalidococcus azoricus BACA0444 DNA encoding:
- the rbfA gene encoding 30S ribosome-binding factor RbfA is translated as MAPPRRVERVAELIRREVSQLLVHNIKDERVGNGMVSVTDVIVSGDLQHAKIFVSIYGTDEVRTATMAGLKAATGYVRSELGQRIRLRRTPEVVFVEDRSLERGTKVLSLLNDLERNRPPEPLESVESEAPL
- a CDS encoding DUF29 domain-containing protein, whose protein sequence is MTVTTPTLYDVDYVDWIAETVARLKAKDFASLDLENLIEEMESLGRSERHALSSQWIRVVKHLLKLEAQPQATDYHNSWVSSILDGVREITELVEVSPSLKNYLRSNEVKWYQKSRQEASIETRLPQAQFPESCPYDVLDLIAGNYPESLRYFFVIE
- a CDS encoding NAD-dependent epimerase/dehydratase family protein; translation: MRVLVIGGDGYCGWATALHLSNRGHDVAILDSLVRRHWDAELCIETLTPIAPIQYRLQRWRDLTGKTIDLFIGDICNYEFLKSAMLTFQPDAVVHFGEQRSAPFSMIDREHAVLTQSNNVIGNLNLLYVIHEHFPECHLVKLGTMGEYGTPNIDIEEGYITIEHNGRKDTLPYPKQPGSFYHLSKVHDSHNIQFACRIWGLRATDLNQGIVYGVLTEETGMDELLINRLDYDGVFGTALNRFCIQAAVGHPLTVYGKGGQTRGLLDIRDTVRCIELALLTPAAAGEFRVFNQFTELFSVADLADKVKEAGQALGIKVEVSNLENPRVEKEEHYFNAKNTKLLDLGLQPHYLSDSLLDSLLNFAIKYKQRVDHNHILPKVKWRA
- a CDS encoding 5-(carboxyamino)imidazole ribonucleotide synthase, which translates into the protein MVNPTQKRIGIIGGGQLAWMLGLAARDVGITVVVQTPNATDSAVTIADEVIYAPIDDLAATQALGQKVDVITFENEFVDLVGLQRLADTGVCFRPSLSSLTPLLDKLDQRQFLASLGLPVPKFVGADHVSTIAGLTQKFQFPVVIKARRHGYDGQGTFVIKDAGAWDVFWQAHPDFKPFLVEAFVPFRCELGMMAARSTSGEIALHPLVETQQENQVCRRVIAPAKASLEMITQAQAMAATLLEALDFVGILGIEFFLTDADQLLINEIAPRTHNSGHYTIEACHTSQFAQHLLAITGRGLGNPGLQSPAAVMINLLGFETATSDYGEKRQTLSQIPQATVHWYGKTQAYPGRKLGHVTVLLHNQEPETMTKTLSQIESIWYS